A segment of the Candidatus Polarisedimenticolia bacterium genome:
AGCTCACAGCGCAAGCCGCTTGCCGATCCGGCCTGGCCGCGCTCGATCACCTCCTGGAGGACGAGCGCAGGAAGCTCGAGCAGCGGATTACTGAATGCATAGGCACGCATGTCCCGGACCTGCGGATGGAATCTGCCATCCAGGCGAGTCTGCATGGAGACGTGAGTCCGAACGCGGTCCAGCACCGCGACCTGGATCCAGTCCCGATGCTCGAGCCGTCGCTCGCCGGCCTCCAGAACCACTCGAGAGTGCCGGCTGACCTGCGCTCGAATTGGTTGTCCTCCCGCCGATCCCGGGTCCTCGAAGAGATCGCCGCATGGTGCCTTGTCCCAGGCTAGGCACGCGTACACCTTGTGCCTTCCGTCAGGAAGCACCGCGGCATCTAGCGGCGTGATCCCTTCACCGATCGAGCCGGCACTGGCGATGATGGGGAAACCGTTGACCCCAATCGCCCGAAGTGCGGGAAGCACAACCACATCTGGTGGGTTCAGGTAGGGAAGAACCGTCTTGCTGCCGGCGGCATCGACGAAGAGACCGCACCGGCGCCCGAGCGTCCCGTGACGCTCGAAGTACGACTCCCATTCCTCGAAGAGTTCGCGCGTGAGGTAGCGTCCGGCCACCGGGTTTGGAGTCGTCATTCTTTCCTGTCTCATGCGTCTCACCTCGAGAAGTACCGACGGAGAATGCACCTACTGAATGTCTTCTCTCCATCTAACGGCTCAAGAGCGCGGAATTCTGGATGCTTTTCAGTAGGATTTCTGCAAATCCATGGTGTGCCGCAGGGCCACAGTCCCGGCGCTCCTGGATGGCAGGCGGACAGCCGGCCGGTGTGTGTTGGCATGGCGGGTGCGGGCGCTGTGACCACTACCGGCGGGGAGACTTCTTTGCGTGCGTGACCGGACTCACGTACGACGGAGGGTACGCGGAGTTTCTGATCGCCCCGGCCAGCGCCGTGGCAGGCATGCCGGTGGGTCTCGACCCCGTCGGGCGGCCCCCCTGATGTGCGCCGGACTGACGACCTTCAACATGCTCCGCAATAGCGGCGAGCGGCCGGGAGACGTCGTCGCCGTGCCCGGCCTTGGCGGGCTGGGCTGCGCATTTCGGACCAACGCGATCGGTGAATTCAGGGTAAGGCTATAGCCTGATTCGGCCATCGCGATCGCTCATCGGCGGCGGCTCGATTACCGTGGCGACTTTCCGAGGAGGGAGCCACCGGGGCCACGAGACTGCCTATGAGACGGTTGCGCGAGATTCTCGAAAGCCGATCAGTCGGTCGGATGAAAGGGGACAAAAGAGGGACTATTTACAGTCTCCCTGGACCGAACCGATTTCAGGTCTGCCTGTAACTGCTTGAGTCCACTGGTGCCGGAGGTCGGACTCGAACCGACATGGGCTTGCGCCCGCGGGATTTTGAGTCCCGTGCGTCTACCAGTTTCGCCACTCCGGCATCGAGATGACGGACGCCTTGCGGGGACCGAGAATGCCACAGGGGCGGCGCGGGTGTCCACCCGGCTGCGGGCCGCCGCGGGCGGGGTGCGCGGGATTCACGACTTGCGCATGTGGATTTCCGTGCCGCCGCGCAGGACGCGGACCTCGTCCATCAGTTGGTTGATCAGGTAGATGCCGCGGCCGTGCGTGGAGAAGATCTCCTCGCCGGCCATCTGGGCGGGCAGCTTGGCGGGGTCGAATCCGGAGCCCGGGTCGCGGACGACGATGAGCATGCCGCGCGATTCGTCGCAGCCGATCCAGAACTGAACCTGCTTGGTCGGGTCCTGCCGGCAGCCGTGCACGATGGCGTTGGCCAGGGCCTCGCGGAGCGCCGTCTCGACTTCGAATTCTTTTCCGGCGGCGCAGCCCATCTCCTCGACGATCCGCATGACCCCCTCGACCACCGGCGAGATCAGCTTGACTTCGGCGGGGATGGTCGATTCGAACCTCAGGATGAGCTTGTCCTGATCGAACGTGCAGGTTGGCGGTCCTTCCTGCTGCATGGTCCACACCTCTCGCGGCGGCCCGGACATCCAGGAAGAGAGCGTAGCACTATCGGGCTCGCCCCGCCATCCGACCCTTTTGGGTGCTGTGCCGAAACCGCGCGCAGGGCGGTCGAAAGCGAGAATCGGTTGACGGCGCGCGTCTGGGTAAGTAGGAGCCGAGGCAGTCCCTGTCACCGCCCGGATGCCGCCGGGCCGAAGATGGAGGCGGTCCCATGACACGTCGCACGATCCTTTCGGCGCTGGTTTTGGCCAGCCTGCTCTGCTTCCCGGCCGGGGCCAGCCAGCCCGCAGGCCTTGCCGGCAAGCTCATCGCCAACCCGCCCATCACACCCGCCCCCGATCCGAACGGACTCCCGGGGGTCACCTGCACCGGGTTCTCGTGGGGCGAGGTCTTCACCGCGCGCCCGCTGGATCCGGCGGACACGGTGACGCTGGAGTTGGCGATCATCCCGTTCCGATCCGGTTTCACCGATGTGCTCGTGAACAACCTGATGCGGCTGCATTTCGCGGACGGCCTGGTCAACGGCCTGCCGTACAGGCGCTCGGGCTGGAACGACGTGCGAGTCGTCATCCGTCCCGCCACGCAGGACTACATGCTGACCCTCAATGGAGCTCAGGCCGGGCCGTTCCGCAACGAACTCCCGTGCTCGTCGGCGGGCGGTTGCCTCACGCTGGAGGCGCTGGCGATCCGGGGAGGAGTCTTCGAGGAGTCGACCGCGTGGATTGACAGCCTGTCGCTGGTCCATGACTCCGCCGCGGGGCAGGCACGGGTTTTCGAGAAGGCCTTCGACCAGTGCTACTCGTCGCAGAACGTGTTTCTGGGCGGCATGCTGATCGTCGAGCCGCCGCAGAAACTGGGCTCCCGCTGAACCCGCTGACCGCCGGGTAGGTTCACGGCCCCGGCTCGTCCACTCCCGGGCCCGCCTCTGTCTTGACCGGCCCCGCGCCCGCGCGTAGCATTCGTCCGTCCCGGCTCATTTCAGCAACAAGGCTCAGGATGCGGGGGTGGGGAAGATGAGACTGCGCATGCTCGCGCCGGCGGTCGCGGCCCTGGGGATCGCGGCGTCACCGGCGGCGTTCTCCGAGGAGCCGGTCGATCTGGGGGTGGTCCACCGGATCAAGGACGAGGCGTTCCGCAAGTCCCAGGTCATGGATCATCTTTTCTACTTGACCGACGTGAACGGGCCGAGGGTGACCGGATCTCCGGGCTTGCGGACGGCGGCCGACTGGTCGATCGCGACCCTGAAGAAGTGGGGGATCGCGGAGGCCCGCGTCGAGACGTGGGGCCGGTTCGGCCGCGGCTGGTCGCTCGAAGAATTCTCGGCGCACCTGATCGAGCCGGCGTACGCCCCTCTCAACGGTGTCGTGAAGGCGTGGTCGGGGGGGACGGCCGGGGAGGTGAGCGGGGACGTGGTCTACGCCCCGGTCTTCGCGGACAAGCAGACCGGGGAGATCTGGGACCTCGACGCGCTCGCGAAGGGGATCGGGGAGTACGCCGCGCAGCAGAAGGGGAAGCTGCGGGGGAAGATCGTCCTGCTCGAGCCGCCGCGCCCGTTCCAGCTGCCGACGAAGCCGGCGGCTGAGCGCTACGACGCCGCGAAGCTGGAGGAGATCGCCAGGGGGCCCGATCCGGAGCCGGCGCCGCCGCTCGAATGGCCGCTGACGAGGCTTCCGGCAGACCGTGAGGAGCGCGAGAAGATCACCGCGAGGCTCCCGCTCGAGATCGGCGCCGACTTCTTCATCCGCCGCCGCAAGGTGTTGGACCCATTGAACGCCTTCCTACGCGACGAACACGTCCTGGCGGCGCTCGTGGCCGACCGGCGGGGCAGCGGAGGGATCGTCTTCGCCGAAGGGGTGCGCTCGGGCGATCCGGACGCGCCGGTTCCGCCGCCGGTGGTGGTCCTGGCGCCGGAGTCGTACGCCCGCCTCGTCCGGCTGGTCGGCCGGAACGTGCCGGTGCGCGTCGGCCTGGACGTGAAAGTGAAGTTCCAGGACACCGATCTCGACGGGTTCAACGTCCTGGCCGAGATCCCGGGCGGCCGGAAGAAGGACGAGGTCGTCATGCTCGGGGCCCACCTGGACTCGTGGCACGGCGGGACCGGCGCCACCGACAATGCCGCCGGCTGCGCCGTGGTCCTCGAGGCGATGCGCATCTTGAAGGCACTCAATCTGAAGCCGGACCGCACGGTGCGCCTGGCGCTGTGGAGCGGCGAAGAGCAGGGGCTCCTGGGATCGCGCGCCTACGTCCGCCTGCACTTCGCCGACCCGGTGACGATGGCTCTCAAACCGGAGCACGCCCGGCTGTCGGCCTACTTCAACCTGGACAACGGCAGCGGCCGCGTTCGGGGCGTCTACCTGCAGGGAAATGACATGGTGCGTCCGATCTTCGAGGCCTGGCTGGCGCCGTTCAACGACCTGGGCGCCACGACGCTGGCGCTCGACGACACGGGCGGCACCGACCACAAGTCGTTCGACGCCGTCGGCCTCCCGGGCTTCCAGTTCATCCAGGACCCGCTCGACTACATGTCGCGCACGCACCACTCCGACCTCGACCTGTACGACCACGCCGTCCCCTCCGACCTCATGCAGGCCGCCGCCGTGATGGCCTCGTTCGTGTACCACGCGGCGACGCGCCCGGAGATGCTGCCGCGCGAGCTCCTGCCGCCCCCGCTGCCGAATCCCAAGCTCGCCGGCGCGGCCGATCAGGCCGGGACGCGCGCGGGCCTGAGCTCGCGCGCGGACGCCATCGTGACGCCGGAATAGCTGGCGAGGAATCCAGGCGTGGCCCTCTTCCATGTGGGCTGGGGCGGCGCCCGCGACTACCGCAAGGCGCACGTCCCGGGGGCGCTCCACTTCGACACCGGCCGGATCGAGCGCCCGCCGCTCTGGAGGCTGGTCGATGACGCCGAGCTCGAGCGGGCGCTGCTCTCGCTCGGGGTGACCCGGACGGCCCCGTCGTTGTACGGCAAGCCGACGATGGCGGCGACCCGAGTGGCGCTGGTGCTTCTCTACGCCGGTGTCCAGGACGTGAGGATCCTCGACGGCTGTCCTTACTCTTTGCACGCCCACCGCCGACGCGCTCGCCGGCTCGCAGGTGCAGCGCTTCGGTACGGAAGCCGCCGAGCGACCCAGCCCGGACGTTTTCCATCCGCTCCCTCCGCGTGCCGGGCCGGGTCGGCCTGCTGGCGCTCCTGGAAGACTTAGGGCCGACTGGGCGGGGGGAGCGCCGGCTCGCCCGAATCCTGCTCGAGCGCCTTCACCTTCCCGATGACCGCCTCCCGATCGGAGATCGAGGCCGTCCCCCGCGCCAGGAACTCGCGATAGGCGGCGAGCGCCCCCTGGCGGTCGCCGAGGTTTTCGAGCGTGACGCCGAGACGGGCGGCGGCGTGGGAATAGGTCGGATCGGCGTCCAGGGCCTCCCGGTACAACACGACGGCCTCGCGGGGGCGGCCGGTGGCGCGCAGCACCTCGCCGAGGTTGGTGAGGGCGCGCGGATCCCAGGGGTCGATGCGCAGCGCGGCCCGCAGCTCGGATTCGGCGCCGGCCAAGTCGTGGACGTCCATCAGGGCGATCGCCAGGTTGATCCGGGCCTTGACCATGCCGGGGCTCGCCGCGATGGCGGCGCGCAGATCGGCGACGGCCTGATCGTGCCGGCCGGCGTCCCGATGGAGCTTGCCGCGATTGAACAGCGCCTCGGGATTGGCCGGCTCGCGGCGGACCGCCTGATCGAAGAGCTGGAGCGCGCGGGCGAAATCGCCGCGCTCGGCGGCCATCACGCCGAGGTTGATCGGCGGGCGGGCGTTGAGAGGCGCAATCCGGGCCGCCTCCTCCCAGAGGCGACGGGGATCGGACCAGACGCGCCCCCGGGCGGCCATTGCGGGCGCGAGCAGGAGCACGATGAGAGCGACCGCGAGGCCGGCGCGCCGGCGCGCGTACTGCACGACTCCCGATACCGTCAGGGCCGCCCCCGCGAGCGGCAGGTAGGCGCGGCGCTCGCACATCAGATCGGGCAGCGGGACGCCCCAGTAGAGGACGGTCCCGGCCGCCGCGACGAGAACGCCGCACGCGATCCGCCGAAGAGCGGGGCTCGCGTCACCGGCCCGAAGGACGACGATCGCCCAACCGACGATCAGCAGGCACGCGGCGATCGCCAGGGTGCCGGCGAGAAGCCCCGGCACCTCAGCCGGGTGGTCGATGCTCTGCCCGAAGGGGAGGACAAACAGGCGGAGCATGCGCAGGGTGACCACCCCCTGGCCGAGGACGTTGTCGGCGATGCTCCGGGCGAAGACCTGTCGTCCGATGCCGCCGAGGACCCAGGCCCTCCAGAGAAGAAACAGGACGACGGGGACGCCGAGGGCCAGGGCGCGCAGGGTCCCCGGCCGCACGGGGCGCCCCTCCACCCACCTCCACCACATAAAGAAGATGAGCGGAACCACGACCGCCTCCTCCTTGGAGCCGAGCGCCAACACCTCGCAGGCGAGTGCGCCCGCCAGCAGCAGATAGAGGCGTTCCGGCCGGGTCGGGCGCTCGCCGGACGTCAGGGCGAGCAGGACCGCCAGAAGCCCGAAGAGGGTGGAGAGGACCTCCGACCGGCCCCAGATGTAAAGCACCGACTCCGACTGCAACGGATGCAGCAGGAACAGGGCGGTCCCCCCGAGGGCGGCGGCGAGGCTGTCGCCGGGTGCTGCGGCGCCGGCGCCCGGCGCCCGCCCATCTGAACGCCGGAGCAGCAGGTACAGGATTGCGCCGCAGGCCAGGTGCATCAGGAAGCCGATCACTCTGAAGCCGCGCGGCCCGCGGCCCCAGAGATCGGCGTCGAACAGGAGCGAGGCGAAGAAGACGGGACGCGCCTGGTCGGGGGAGTAGCGATAGAGGATCGCCTCGCGCAGCGGGGCTCCGGGCCGGATGGCCCGGTTGTCCGCGATGCCGGCCTGCTCGTCGAACGTGAACGGGGCGTCGGCCGCCGGCAGGCAGACGGCCAACCCCAGCACGAAGACGCCCGCGACCGCCACGCGGTGAAGAGCGAGACCGCTATCGCTCAACGGGGCAGGGGGACGATCTGGGGTGTGCGCTTCATGTAGTCCGCGTAGGCGGGGCCGTGCAGGTCGAGCATCCTCCGGTCCTCGTGATCGATCCCGATGAAGGTATAGAGGGTCATCAGGGCGGCGAACAGCAGGTGCCCGCGGGTCATGTGCGGGGTCGCCCAGAAGGCGACGAGAAACGACAGCTCGACGGGATGGCGGACCCAGAGGAACGGACCGGTGGCGCGGAACGGCTCGGGCGGCCTGGCGGTGCCGTCGAGGTAGCGGAGGATGGGACGGAGCCCCGTGATCTCGAGCGGATCCAGATGGAAGAAGCAGAAGACGAAGAGCGCCCATGCGGCGAAGAACAGCAGCCGCACGATCAGGGCCGCACCGCCTCCCAGCGCGTACACCTCGCTCGGGATCGGCCGGTACAGCAGGCAGACGGCGATGAGGCCGGCGCTCGACACGATCGAGTAGGCCGCCGGCTCGAGGTGGGGGCGGATGACCTTCTGCAGATGGTCCTTGAAGCGCCGCCGGGTCATGAGCGAATGCAGGAACCCCCAGGCGAGGACCAGGATGACGTTGAACGTGGCGTTGGCGTCGCCGCGGCCGTCGGTGGCCCGCTCGAGCTCGCGGAGGATGGCGTCCGACAGCGGCTCGGAGAGGTCGAGCCGCGCCAGCAGGAACCAGATGAGCACGCCGATCGACGCGGCGAACAGCGTCAGGGAGGAGTAGCCGATCGCGAGGTGGAGATTGCGTTCGTCCTGCGGCGCCGCCATCGGATCCCCTCCGGGCTCGCGCGTCCCCGAAGCCGCGACGACGGGACGAGCCGCGACATGCTATGGAGCCGCAGCGCCCGGTGTCAAGCAACGCGCGGCTTGAGTCGGAGCGGGTCCTGAGGTACAAGGGTCGCTTCCTGGAGGGGCGACGGTGACCCAGAGACGGAGAGGCGGTTTCATCGGGGCAGGCAGGTCGGCGGGTCCGCCGGCGGGGATCCTGGCGGCGGTCCTGCTCGGCGCGGCCCTCGCCGTGCCGGTCGCATGGGGCGCGCCGCCGCCGGCCGCGAAGGCCGCGCTGACGGACGAGGAGATCGTCTCGCTCCTGCGCGATTACCTGAGGATCGACACCAGCAATCCTCCGGGCAACGAGCTCAAGGCGGCGCGCTTCTTCAAGGACTGGTTCGATCGCGAGGGGATCCCTTCCGAGATCTTCGAGATCGCCCCCGGGCGCGCCAACCTGGTGGCGCGGTTGAAAGGGAGCGGCGCGAAGCGGCCGCTGCTTCTGCTCAACCACATGGACGTGGTGAACGTGGAGCGACCGTTCTGGACGGTCGATCCGTTCGCGGGGGTCCTGAAGGACGGCTACGTCTACGGCCGGGGGGCGCTCGACATGAAGACGACCGGCCTGATCGAGGCCGTGACGATGGTCAATGTCCGGCGAGGGGGATCCCTCCTCTCCCGCGACCTGATCTTCGTGGCCACCGCCGACGAAGAGGTCGACGCCGCCGGCGCCACATGGATCGTGCAGAAGCGCCCCGACCTCGTGCGCGACGCCGAGTTCCTGATCAACGAGGGGGGCGTGATCGACGAGGTGGACGGGCGCCCCCGGTCGTACGACGTCGGCGTGACCGAGAAGTGCCCGCTGTGGATCAAGATCACGGCGCGCGGGAGGCCGGGACACGGGTCGCAGCCCTTCACCAAGGAGAACGCCGTCCTGGCGCTCCTCCGCGCCGTCGATCGGCTGGCCCGCTACGAGACGCCGCTGGTCGTCACCCCGGCCGCCGACGCCTTCTTCAAGGCGCGCGCGGCCTCGCAGCCCCCGGGAAGGGCGGAGAAGTTAAGGAACATCAAAGAGGCCCTGAACGACCCCGCCTTCCGCGCCACGATCGAGTCGGACCCGTTCTTCAACGCCATTCTTCGCAACACCATCTCGATCACCATGCTGCAGGGGGCGCCGCAAACGAACATCATCCCGACCGTGGCGGAGGCGCGCGTCGACATCCGGCTTCTGCCCGGCCAGGATCCCGCCGCGTTCCTGGAGCAGCTCAAGCAGCTCGTCGAGGAGCCGGGAGTGACGGTGGAGACCATCGGCGCCTACGTCCCGGCGACCGCGTCGCCGGTCGACAGCGAGCTGATGCGCGCCATCGATCGGGCCCGCGCCCGGCACCATCCCGATCTCGTCCTGGCCCCGACCATCCTGACGGGATGGACGGAGAGCGCCCTGATGCGCACCCTCGGGATCCAGGCCTACGGCTTCGAGCCGTACGTCCTCGACGAGACGGAGCAGCGCCGGGCGCACGGCAACGACGAGAGGATCTCGATCGACAATCTCCGGCTCGGCGCGCGCATCATGGACGAGGTCGTCCGGGACGTCGCGCGCTGATGGACGGCGCGCTCTCCGCCATCCTGAGGCCGCGATCGATCGCGGTGATCGGCGCCTCGCGGCGGCCGCAGTCGATCGGCCGCGAGATCCTGCACAACCTGATCCAGTACGGGTTCACCGGACCGATCTATCCGGTGAACCCCCACGCCACGTCGGTGCACTCGATCAAGTGCTACCCGAGCCTGCGCGACATCCCCGACCCGGTCGACCTGGCGGTCGTGGTCGTGCCCAAGGAGATCGCGTCCGCCGTGGTCGATGACGCCGTGGCCGGGAAGGTGCGCGGGCT
Coding sequences within it:
- a CDS encoding ATP-binding protein, with amino-acid sequence MQQEGPPTCTFDQDKLILRFESTIPAEVKLISPVVEGVMRIVEEMGCAAGKEFEVETALREALANAIVHGCRQDPTKQVQFWIGCDESRGMLIVVRDPGSGFDPAKLPAQMAGEEIFSTHGRGIYLINQLMDEVRVLRGGTEIHMRKS
- a CDS encoding M20/M25/M40 family metallo-hydrolase, with the protein product MRLRMLAPAVAALGIAASPAAFSEEPVDLGVVHRIKDEAFRKSQVMDHLFYLTDVNGPRVTGSPGLRTAADWSIATLKKWGIAEARVETWGRFGRGWSLEEFSAHLIEPAYAPLNGVVKAWSGGTAGEVSGDVVYAPVFADKQTGEIWDLDALAKGIGEYAAQQKGKLRGKIVLLEPPRPFQLPTKPAAERYDAAKLEEIARGPDPEPAPPLEWPLTRLPADREEREKITARLPLEIGADFFIRRRKVLDPLNAFLRDEHVLAALVADRRGSGGIVFAEGVRSGDPDAPVPPPVVVLAPESYARLVRLVGRNVPVRVGLDVKVKFQDTDLDGFNVLAEIPGGRKKDEVVMLGAHLDSWHGGTGATDNAAGCAVVLEAMRILKALNLKPDRTVRLALWSGEEQGLLGSRAYVRLHFADPVTMALKPEHARLSAYFNLDNGSGRVRGVYLQGNDMVRPIFEAWLAPFNDLGATTLALDDTGGTDHKSFDAVGLPGFQFIQDPLDYMSRTHHSDLDLYDHAVPSDLMQAAAVMASFVYHAATRPEMLPRELLPPPLPNPKLAGAADQAGTRAGLSSRADAIVTPE
- a CDS encoding tetratricopeptide repeat protein, which codes for MSDSGLALHRVAVAGVFVLGLAVCLPAADAPFTFDEQAGIADNRAIRPGAPLREAILYRYSPDQARPVFFASLLFDADLWGRGPRGFRVIGFLMHLACGAILYLLLRRSDGRAPGAGAAAPGDSLAAALGGTALFLLHPLQSESVLYIWGRSEVLSTLFGLLAVLLALTSGERPTRPERLYLLLAGALACEVLALGSKEEAVVVPLIFFMWWRWVEGRPVRPGTLRALALGVPVVLFLLWRAWVLGGIGRQVFARSIADNVLGQGVVTLRMLRLFVLPFGQSIDHPAEVPGLLAGTLAIAACLLIVGWAIVVLRAGDASPALRRIACGVLVAAAGTVLYWGVPLPDLMCERRAYLPLAGAALTVSGVVQYARRRAGLAVALIVLLLAPAMAARGRVWSDPRRLWEEAARIAPLNARPPINLGVMAAERGDFARALQLFDQAVRREPANPEALFNRGKLHRDAGRHDQAVADLRAAIAASPGMVKARINLAIALMDVHDLAGAESELRAALRIDPWDPRALTNLGEVLRATGRPREAVVLYREALDADPTYSHAAARLGVTLENLGDRQGALAAYREFLARGTASISDREAVIGKVKALEQDSGEPALPPPSRP
- a CDS encoding isoprenylcysteine carboxylmethyltransferase family protein codes for the protein MAAPQDERNLHLAIGYSSLTLFAASIGVLIWFLLARLDLSEPLSDAILRELERATDGRGDANATFNVILVLAWGFLHSLMTRRRFKDHLQKVIRPHLEPAAYSIVSSAGLIAVCLLYRPIPSEVYALGGGAALIVRLLFFAAWALFVFCFFHLDPLEITGLRPILRYLDGTARPPEPFRATGPFLWVRHPVELSFLVAFWATPHMTRGHLLFAALMTLYTFIGIDHEDRRMLDLHGPAYADYMKRTPQIVPLPR
- a CDS encoding M20/M25/M40 family metallo-hydrolase; the encoded protein is MTQRRRGGFIGAGRSAGPPAGILAAVLLGAALAVPVAWGAPPPAAKAALTDEEIVSLLRDYLRIDTSNPPGNELKAARFFKDWFDREGIPSEIFEIAPGRANLVARLKGSGAKRPLLLLNHMDVVNVERPFWTVDPFAGVLKDGYVYGRGALDMKTTGLIEAVTMVNVRRGGSLLSRDLIFVATADEEVDAAGATWIVQKRPDLVRDAEFLINEGGVIDEVDGRPRSYDVGVTEKCPLWIKITARGRPGHGSQPFTKENAVLALLRAVDRLARYETPLVVTPAADAFFKARAASQPPGRAEKLRNIKEALNDPAFRATIESDPFFNAILRNTISITMLQGAPQTNIIPTVAEARVDIRLLPGQDPAAFLEQLKQLVEEPGVTVETIGAYVPATASPVDSELMRAIDRARARHHPDLVLAPTILTGWTESALMRTLGIQAYGFEPYVLDETEQRRAHGNDERISIDNLRLGARIMDEVVRDVAR